GTCTCCCGTTGCCTTCTACCTTGTGGGCGGAGCGGACGGAGACCCGGAAAACTTTGCACAAGCACTCGGGGTCGCGCTTGCGAGCGCGCAAGAGCGTTTGCCCCGGGGAGCGGTCGCGCCCGAAACCGCGGCAAGGATCGCGCGCGAACGGACCGCGGCCGAAATGCGCGCAGCCCTCGATGGCAAAACACGGGTCATTGCCAGTGCCGGCACGGAATGGACCGTGGTGCTCGAAAGCGACACTCAGCTGCGCAGCGCGCCGCTCAATCGTTTCATCCGCCTGGTCCCTCTCGAAAGCCGCGACATGCTGCCCACGACCCTCACCAGCTTGGCGCCGCACCTGGCCGGTGTTGCACTCGCGGGCTTCGAGCCGGATCGCGAAGACGTGATCCGACAGCTTTTCGAAGCCGGCGCCTCGCGGGTCTGCGCACCAGGGCGCTTGCAGGCACCGCCGATCGATTGGCGGCGCGACAACCAAGCGCTGCTTCTGGGCATGGCGATGTTGGGCAACCGCGAGGCGCTCTAGTAGTCCGCCATCCAATTGCGTGTCTGCTTCAAGAAATTTTCGAGATCCTCAGCGACAAACTTGGCTTCGTCCCATACGTCATCGATCAATAGATCCCGGAGAATGTCGCTGATGACGTAGACCGAAGCCGGCACGAGGGAATCGTCTGCCAACTCTACGTAGAGTGTGCGACGTTCGTAGTCGTCGGCTTCGAAGTAGTCGAGGCGCGCCAGGGCGTCTTCGTCCAGATCAAAATAGATTCGCCCCCGGGTCGAGCGGGTTTCGGCTTCTGCAACCCCGGGATAAACCCGTCCCTCGAGCATGAACCTCTCGAAGCCGTGCAGGCAAGCTTCGGCGTGACGAAACAACCGACCCGTCACCGTCTGCATGACGATCGGCACGACGAGGGAGCCATAGACAAACAGGTGACTGCTCACGACTCTGCCGCGCTGCACTCGATCTCTGTGTTGTTGTTGATGTCGTCGTTGATGTCGTTTTTGTCGTGCTCGAGCGCCCCAAGCTCCACCAACGCCTGCCTTACATCTTCTGGTGACTGGACATGCACCGCCCACATCCCTGCGGAGCGAGCACCTTCCACATTCTCGAGTGTGTCGTCGAAGAAAAGTATCGCCGACAAAGGGAGACCGATCGCCTCAGCCACGGCATCGAACGCTGCGCGCTCGGGCTTCCTCAGCCCCAATTCGGATGACACAAAGATCCCGTCAAACCTCGCCATGACGCGAGGATACATCGCCATCCAGGCGGCCTGATGCGTCGGATTCGAATTCGTGAAGAGATAACACGGCAGCTGTGCCCTCGCGATTGCGATGTCGTTTGTCGACCGCGTGATCTCACCGACGTAAATCGCGTTCCAGCCATTGGAAATTTCTTCGTCACTGGCTTCGAGTTCGAGCGTGTTGCGAAGATGCTCGAAGTATTCGGAAGCGTCAATTTCTGCACGCTCATGCCGTTCGTAGGCGGCATCCATCGAGAAGCGACTGCGAATCTCTTCAATCGACAAGTGAGACTGCCTTGCCCAACTCTGAATCGCCAAGTCAAAGTCGATGTCGATTACAACGCCGCCCATGTCGAACAACAAAGCCTCGACCTTGCCTGGCGGTATCATGATCCCTCTTTCCTTTGGCTCAGACACAGGACGGTAGAAGCACCTAGCTTGGATCTAGCCTGAAAAAGTACCTTGGCGGAAAACCGGTCAATAATCGGAACGGCACACCAAGGCTGTTGTCGGCGTCTACGCGATCGTGCTCTTCCCCAGTGACAGGCACTGCGAGATAGTTTTTCTTCACGCCATCCACCGTGGCTTGCACATTCGCATTCTTTAACGCCTGCTTGTACCAGGCTCGGGGCCAGTGGTTGGCGGCTACGTACAGCAGGCCATTGCTCTCGAGGCGAGACAGGACTCGGTCGTTCGAGGTCCCATCCTCAGCCGTAGTGGTAATGACGAGTGTCGACTCGTCCGCTGGTTGGAAGAACCCGATCAACGATTCGAAGGTAAAAACGATTCCGATATAGACGACGAGCGAGATTACGATCCGCTTTACGGCTTTCACAATAGAACTCCCAGGAGGCACGCTCCTCCAATTAACTGAGCGTCGAAGGTACTGAATTGAATGAATGTAAGGAGTCTCGATTGACCTCACAACTCCCGAATCAACTCGATGGCGTCCAGATCGACAACGGCCTTGCTGGCCCGGGTCAGGCCCGCGATGACAACCTTCTCTGGCTGAAAGTTGCTCGGCGCAGTCACGATAGCGGCAATCCAGGCGTAGACACTCTGCAAGCGGTACTGCCGCCATGCGGTATCAAAGTCAAACGAAACACCAAAACGCTGCAACGTCGCCAAGTAGTGCTCGATGAGTTGTTTTTGATGAGCGAGGCGCAACTCCTCGCTCATCGAGTTGATCAAGAAGTAGGCGACGTCCCGCATGCCCTGGCCGCGCTGACTGACCTGCCAGTCCAGCAGCCCCACCTCTCCGTCTTGGAAGTACATGTTGCCCAGGTGCGCATCACCGTGGATCAAGGTGCGGGGCTCCTGGGCCCACTGTTCTTCGAGTTGCAGATAATTCTTCATCAGGTGCGGGATGACATTAATGATGTCCGAGGACAAGGCGTGACCGAACTTCTTGCAGGCGATCGGAACGCTCAGCTGCCTTACCAGATTCAACAAGCGAAAATCGCGGTTGGTTTCGAAGCAATTCACCCAGGCCAGGTCCGTATCGAAGCGTTGGCTCTGCCAGAACTTTGCGTGCATCCGCGCCAAAGTGGTGACGACGCTCGTCGCCTCTTCGAAAGTACACTTTGTAGTGAGGTCCCGGAATTGGCAGCCTTTGTCTGTCAGATCTTCGAGCAGCATCACGTAGTCATTGGAGTCGCCCTCGCAGTAGACGACCTGAGGTGACTTCACTGGCAGGTCGCGTCTGATATGTCTGTAGAACGAGACCTCGTTGCCGCCGAGGTTGAACAGCACGCCAAATAGTTTGGCGCCGAAATCGCGCGGTGTAGATTTGATGAACAGCGAGGCAGGTCCGGGCAGTCCTCGCAGATGCTCGGCGTAGCGTATGTGCAAGCGCGATCGACTTGCCGTACCCGAATGAACAGCTTCAATGCTGGCACTGTCGATGAGTTCTGGATCGAGATCCAGCCACTCGGCAAGCCAAGCAACCGTCGTGAACTCATGCAGCCGATGCGACGGCTTTCTGAACAGACGCCCCAACCACACCCGAAGACAAGCGCCCAGCAGCCGGGGCAACAGGATCAGGGTATCGCGAACGATCAGAACCGCTGAAACGAAGAGAGACGAGCTCTTCATGTCCCCAAATCGGGGAGGTCTAGGTCTGCGCGGCTGAACAACGGCTCGAGCACCAGACCGCGCTCGGCGAATGCCTCGATCGCGCCCTCTCCCCGATCGACCAGGCAGATTACCCGGACAACTTTGCCCCCGCTGGCTTTCACGATCTCCACTGCGTCCAAGGTCGAGCCGCCGGTGGTCGTAGTGTCTTCTACTAGCGCCACGGTTTGTCCTTGCTTGAATCCGCCTTCGATCTGTCGCCCCATGCCGTGCTTCTTGGTTTCTTTGCGAACGAAAAAGCCCAAGAGATCTTCGTAACCCGGAGTGATTGCCGCAGCGGCGAGCACGGCGCTCACCAGAGGTACCGCGCCCACAGCCATCCCCCCCACGGCTTCGACCGGTGTGCCGCGTCCAAGCAGGTCGAGCACCAGGCGTCCCGCGAGAGCGACCCCCTGAGGTCGCATCAATGTCTGGCGCAAGTCGAGGTAGAAGTTGCTCTCGCGTCCGCTGGCTAGCGTGACCTGCTTTTTCTCAAAAGATACTTCCATGATGAGCGCAAGGAGTTGTTCGCGCGCGTCATTCAGACTCAGTTGCCCTGACATTGTCATTCTCTCCAAAATAAAAAATTGGGACGGGTCACGCTAATGCTTGCGAATCCCCAGCGCGTACTCGGCGATCAAGCGATTGTGCAGTTCACTCGTTCCCTCGCCAAACTCCAAACTCTTGGCCTCCATGAGCAAGCGACCAATCTCGTATTCCTCAGTACAGCTATAGCCGCCGAACACCTGCATGCCGTCGAGCGCATTCTGCACTGCGGCCTGGCTTGCATTGAGCTTGGCGAGTGAGCTTTCCAGGGAGCAGCGACCAATACCCGCGTCCTTCATCCGGCCCAGTCGGTAGACCAACAGCCTCGCCTGCTCGGTGCGGCTCACCATATCTGCGATCTTCTGCTGAATCATTTGAAATTCACCGATGCGCTGGCCAAAGGCTTCGCGTTCCATTGCATAGGGAAGCGCCAGGTCGAGACACCGCTGGGCCTGACCCACGCAGCGCGCCGCCACCGAGAAGCGGCCCATGTCGAGTGCCCCGCCCAAAATTGGAAAGCCGCCGCCTTCTTCCCCCAGCAAGGCTTCGTCCGGCACGAACGCGTCTTCCATGTGAACCTCGGCGAGATTGTCTCGCTTGAGAGTACGCATGG
The sequence above is a segment of the Myxococcales bacterium genome. Coding sequences within it:
- a CDS encoding phosphotransferase, which gives rise to MKSSSLFVSAVLIVRDTLILLPRLLGACLRVWLGRLFRKPSHRLHEFTTVAWLAEWLDLDPELIDSASIEAVHSGTASRSRLHIRYAEHLRGLPGPASLFIKSTPRDFGAKLFGVLFNLGGNEVSFYRHIRRDLPVKSPQVVYCEGDSNDYVMLLEDLTDKGCQFRDLTTKCTFEEATSVVTTLARMHAKFWQSQRFDTDLAWVNCFETNRDFRLLNLVRQLSVPIACKKFGHALSSDIINVIPHLMKNYLQLEEQWAQEPRTLIHGDAHLGNMYFQDGEVGLLDWQVSQRGQGMRDVAYFLINSMSEELRLAHQKQLIEHYLATLQRFGVSFDFDTAWRQYRLQSVYAWIAAIVTAPSNFQPEKVVIAGLTRASKAVVDLDAIELIREL
- a CDS encoding HAD family phosphatase, whose product is MIPPGKVEALLFDMGGVVIDIDFDLAIQSWARQSHLSIEEIRSRFSMDAAYERHERAEIDASEYFEHLRNTLELEASDEEISNGWNAIYVGEITRSTNDIAIARAQLPCYLFTNSNPTHQAAWMAMYPRVMARFDGIFVSSELGLRKPERAAFDAVAEAIGLPLSAILFFDDTLENVEGARSAGMWAVHVQSPEDVRQALVELGALEHDKNDINDDINNNTEIECSAAES
- a CDS encoding gamma-glutamylcyclotransferase encodes the protein MSSHLFVYGSLVVPIVMQTVTGRLFRHAEACLHGFERFMLEGRVYPGVAEAETRSTRGRIYFDLDEDALARLDYFEADDYERRTLYVELADDSLVPASVYVISDILRDLLIDDVWDEAKFVAEDLENFLKQTRNWMADY
- the pyrE gene encoding orotate phosphoribosyltransferase, which encodes MSGQLSLNDAREQLLALIMEVSFEKKQVTLASGRESNFYLDLRQTLMRPQGVALAGRLVLDLLGRGTPVEAVGGMAVGAVPLVSAVLAAAAITPGYEDLLGFFVRKETKKHGMGRQIEGGFKQGQTVALVEDTTTTGGSTLDAVEIVKASGGKVVRVICLVDRGEGAIEAFAERGLVLEPLFSRADLDLPDLGT